The following coding sequences are from one Blastocatellia bacterium window:
- a CDS encoding GNAT family N-acetyltransferase produces MNPFGPIAHFRIELATDADVPLILSLIKELAEYERLSHEVVATEEQLRNELFGERPVAEVIIGYVEDQPVGFALFFHNMSTFLGRRGLYLEDLYVKPEFRGRGFGRAMLVYLARLAVKRGCGRLEWAVLDWNEPAIRFYEKLGAVAMHEWTIYRLSGEALHRLAAQGAENQ; encoded by the coding sequence ATGAATCCATTTGGGCCGATAGCTCACTTTCGCATTGAATTAGCCACCGACGCTGATGTTCCGTTGATCCTGTCGCTGATCAAGGAGCTGGCTGAGTATGAACGGCTGTCGCACGAAGTCGTGGCGACTGAAGAGCAACTAAGAAACGAATTGTTTGGCGAGCGGCCGGTCGCTGAGGTCATCATCGGGTATGTGGAGGATCAGCCTGTCGGGTTCGCGCTCTTCTTTCACAATATGTCCACCTTTCTTGGGCGGCGCGGGCTTTACTTGGAAGACCTTTATGTGAAGCCTGAGTTTCGCGGTCGAGGATTCGGTCGGGCGATGCTCGTGTATTTGGCGCGGCTGGCCGTCAAGCGGGGCTGCGGTCGGCTCGAATGGGCTGTGTTGGATTGGAATGAGCCGGCGATCCGGTTCTACGAGAAGCTCGGCGCTGTCGCGATGCATGAGTGGACGATCTACCGACTGAGCGGCGAAGCGTTGCATCGGC